The following coding sequences lie in one Flavobacterium sp. 20NA77.7 genomic window:
- the yihA gene encoding ribosome biogenesis GTP-binding protein YihA/YsxC — protein MKINSAEFIISNSDAAKCPKDRLPEYAFIGRSNVGKSSLINMLTNHKKLAKTSARPGKTQLINHFLINKNWFLVDLPGYGYARVSKSTKAIFQKFITDYFETREQLVCAFILIDSRLEPQKIDVEFINYLGESGIPFCLIFTKADKLGKTQVQKNVAAYKKHLLANDWEEMPQYFITSSEEGTGKEGVLNYIENVNNDIYSGSDF, from the coding sequence ATGAAAATAAACTCAGCAGAATTTATAATTAGTAACTCAGATGCCGCTAAGTGTCCAAAAGACAGATTGCCTGAATATGCCTTCATAGGACGATCAAATGTAGGGAAATCTTCACTTATTAACATGCTTACTAATCATAAAAAACTAGCGAAAACTTCTGCTAGACCAGGAAAAACTCAACTCATCAATCATTTTTTGATTAATAAAAATTGGTTTTTAGTGGATTTACCTGGCTATGGTTATGCAAGAGTTTCAAAATCAACAAAAGCAATATTTCAAAAATTTATTACCGATTATTTTGAAACAAGAGAACAATTAGTTTGTGCATTTATTTTAATCGACAGCCGCTTGGAACCTCAAAAAATAGATGTAGAGTTTATTAATTATTTAGGAGAAAGCGGGATTCCTTTTTGCTTAATTTTTACAAAAGCAGATAAATTAGGAAAAACTCAGGTTCAAAAAAATGTTGCTGCTTACAAAAAACACCTTCTAGCTAACGACTGGGAAGAGATGCCTCAATACTTTATTACCTCATCTGAAGAAGGGACAGGTAAAGAGGGTGTTTTAAATTATATTGAAAATGTAAATAACGACATCTATTCAGGAAGTGATTTTTAA
- a CDS encoding alpha/beta fold hydrolase: protein MLKTEKKYTYSEAGEGTPIIVLHGLMGGLSNFEGLANFFPDKGYKVVIPELPLYSQSLLKTNVKAFAKFVKDFVIFKGFERVILVGNSVGGHISLYFSKQYPELVKGLVITGSSGLYESGMGESYPKRGDYEYIKKKSEDVFYDPKVATKEIVDEVFATVNDRIKLIKTLTIAKSAIRHNMAKDLPKMHTQTCIIWGKQDKVTPPEVAEEFNKLLPNSTLYWIDKCGHAAMMEHPDRFNEILFEWLTEKKL, encoded by the coding sequence ATGTTAAAGACAGAAAAAAAATATACCTATTCTGAAGCAGGAGAAGGTACGCCAATTATTGTTCTCCATGGTTTAATGGGAGGATTAAGTAATTTTGAAGGGTTAGCTAATTTTTTTCCTGACAAAGGATATAAAGTTGTTATTCCAGAATTGCCTCTATACTCACAAAGTTTATTAAAAACCAATGTAAAAGCTTTTGCAAAATTTGTAAAAGATTTTGTTATTTTTAAGGGATTTGAACGAGTTATTTTAGTAGGAAATTCGGTTGGCGGTCACATATCTTTATATTTTTCTAAACAATATCCTGAACTTGTTAAAGGGCTAGTTATTACAGGAAGTTCTGGATTGTATGAAAGTGGCATGGGCGAAAGCTATCCCAAAAGAGGTGATTATGAGTACATTAAAAAGAAAAGTGAAGATGTGTTTTATGATCCAAAAGTAGCAACAAAAGAAATAGTTGATGAAGTTTTTGCAACGGTAAATGATCGCATTAAATTAATAAAAACATTGACAATTGCTAAAAGTGCTATTCGTCATAATATGGCTAAAGATTTGCCAAAAATGCACACACAAACTTGTATTATTTGGGGCAAACAAGACAAAGTTACACCTCCCGAAGTGGCTGAAGAATTTAACAAACTTTTACCCAATTCTACTTTATATTGGATTGACAAATGTGGACATGCAGCAATGATGGAACACCCAGATCGATTCAATGAAATTTTATTTGAATGGTTAACAGAAAAAAAACTATAA
- the mraZ gene encoding division/cell wall cluster transcriptional repressor MraZ codes for MNSFLGTYECKVDSKGRLMIPTSLKKQLGDLEAGFVLKRSVFQPCLELYPVAEWNKVMAKINKLNRFVKKNNDFIRAFTAGVKMVEIDATGRLLIPKDLVQFSRIEKDIVLSSAVNIIEIWDKNLYENAVEGAMVDFADLAEEVMGNQNDEVDGIS; via the coding sequence ATGAATTCATTTTTAGGAACATACGAATGTAAAGTCGATAGCAAAGGCAGGCTTATGATACCTACGTCGCTTAAAAAGCAGTTGGGTGATTTAGAGGCTGGTTTTGTATTGAAGCGTTCTGTTTTTCAACCTTGTTTAGAATTGTATCCCGTTGCAGAATGGAATAAGGTGATGGCTAAGATTAATAAGTTGAATCGTTTTGTGAAAAAAAACAATGATTTCATTAGAGCTTTTACTGCGGGGGTTAAAATGGTGGAAATTGATGCTACAGGACGTTTATTGATTCCTAAAGATTTGGTTCAATTTTCAAGAATTGAAAAAGACATTGTCTTGTCATCTGCAGTAAATATTATTGAAATTTGGGATAAAAACTTATATGAAAATGCAGTTGAAGGGGCTATGGTTGATTTCGCTGATTTGGCTGAAGAAGTAATGGGTAATCAAAATGATGAGGTAGATGGAATATCATAA
- the rsmH gene encoding 16S rRNA (cytosine(1402)-N(4))-methyltransferase RsmH: protein MEYHNPVLLKETVDGLNIKPDGIYVDVTFGGGGHSREIVNRLGEHGRLYAFDQDEDALRNVIDDKRFVLINENFRFIKRFLRFHNVKKVDGILGDFGVSSHQFDEAERGFSTRFDATLDMRMNQKDTLSAYEVVNEYEEKELKRVFVEFGELKNGGAMANVIVNSRKEKPIKNTEQLKQVLAKFLPAHKSNKILAQIYQAIRIEVNQEIEVLKEFLEQTEDLLVSGGRLSLISYHSLEDRLVKRFMRNGLFEGEPERDFFGNYEVPFKTIEKLIVPTVEEIERNNRARSAKLRVAEKR, encoded by the coding sequence ATGGAATATCATAATCCAGTATTATTAAAAGAAACGGTTGATGGGTTAAACATTAAACCTGATGGAATTTATGTAGATGTTACTTTTGGAGGTGGGGGTCATTCTAGAGAAATAGTAAATCGTTTGGGTGAACACGGAAGGCTGTATGCTTTTGATCAAGATGAAGATGCTTTGAGAAACGTGATTGATGATAAGCGATTTGTTTTGATTAACGAAAATTTCCGATTTATAAAAAGATTTTTACGTTTTCATAATGTAAAAAAAGTAGATGGAATTTTAGGAGATTTTGGGGTTTCATCACATCAATTTGATGAAGCAGAAAGAGGTTTTTCTACCCGTTTTGATGCTACTTTAGACATGCGTATGAATCAAAAAGACACCTTGTCAGCCTATGAAGTAGTAAATGAATATGAGGAGAAAGAATTAAAAAGGGTCTTTGTGGAATTTGGAGAATTGAAAAATGGAGGCGCCATGGCAAATGTAATTGTCAATTCCCGAAAAGAGAAACCAATTAAAAATACAGAGCAATTAAAACAAGTTTTGGCTAAGTTTTTACCTGCTCATAAGAGTAATAAAATTTTAGCGCAAATCTATCAAGCCATTCGAATTGAAGTAAATCAAGAAATAGAAGTCCTAAAAGAATTTTTAGAACAAACGGAAGATTTATTAGTGTCAGGTGGTCGTTTAAGTCTTATTTCGTATCATTCGTTAGAAGATAGATTGGTGAAAAGATTTATGAGAAATGGGTTGTTTGAAGGTGAACCAGAACGTGATTTTTTTGGAAATTACGAAGTACCATTTAAAACTATTGAAAAATTAATTGTACCCACCGTAGAAGAAATAGAAAGAAATAATAGGGCTAGAAGTGCTAAGCTTCGAGTAGCAGAAAAAAGATAA
- a CDS encoding FtsL-like putative cell division protein, producing MKTENNIYSLLKAKFLIEDDALKTWKFILFLFVLAMLMIAFNHNYDEKNFRISKLNNEVKELRSKFVDTRSELMKLKMESSVAKKMEPRGIVPSSVPPKKIVILRPKEKSFFEKLKIWE from the coding sequence TTGAAAACAGAAAATAACATATACAGTTTATTAAAGGCAAAATTCTTAATTGAGGATGATGCATTAAAAACATGGAAGTTTATCTTGTTTTTGTTTGTATTAGCTATGTTGATGATTGCGTTTAATCATAATTATGACGAAAAAAACTTTAGAATTTCTAAATTAAATAATGAAGTTAAAGAATTGCGTTCAAAATTTGTTGATACACGATCAGAATTAATGAAATTAAAAATGGAATCTTCTGTAGCGAAGAAAATGGAGCCAAGAGGAATTGTTCCTTCATCGGTTCCTCCAAAAAAGATAGTGATTCTTAGACCAAAAGAAAAAAGTTTTTTTGAAAAGCTAAAAATATGGGAGTAA
- a CDS encoding penicillin-binding protein, whose protein sequence is MGVKKENTTSYRLFTVAAILIFMSIAVSVKLFNIQWVNGQYYRELAKERSVHNFEIPANKGNIYSVDGSLLATSIPEYAIYFDAISPSDENFEKFLVPLSTELSKFFKKPAGYYQSELRKARVTKNRYFLIGKKLSFTQYMTVKKFPLFKLGPYKGGVITEQKTVRKYPVGQIANRTIGYEKDGNQGKGLEYAFRKYLNGKSGHRLMQKIAKNQWKPIHDANELEPLDGYDIVSTIDVYIQDIAHHALLKQLEQYKADHGCVVVMETQTGEIRAIANLGRKKDGTYSEIDNYAIKESHEPGSTFKLMDLIALLDDKKADTSSVYNSNGGVIYIHNKPVKDSNKHGYGSISLARGFEVSSNTVLVQATYKAYKDNPWQFINRINSYGLNKKMGLQIKGEGQPVIHQPGSKFWSGTTLPWMAFGYGVSMTPLQTLSLYNAIANNGKMMKPFFVKEVKEWNNTIKKYEPEVINPKICSDETLAKIKKVLENVVKKGTGKGLYSADFSMAGKTGTAQVNYNTPDMYYASSFVGYFPADHPKYSCIVVVHKPDKTVGYYGADVAGPVFKRIAQKIFTDVPSTNKFESVKVKNKKQEVDYATYYSKSQGNATQIPDVKGMPGMDAISILENLGLKVKVTGIGKVKSQSIAPGTSFKKNQVITLELS, encoded by the coding sequence ATGGGAGTAAAGAAAGAAAATACAACCTCTTATAGATTATTTACAGTTGCAGCAATACTAATTTTTATGTCTATTGCCGTTTCTGTGAAGCTTTTTAATATTCAATGGGTTAATGGTCAGTATTATAGAGAATTAGCCAAGGAACGTTCTGTTCATAATTTTGAAATTCCAGCAAATAAAGGAAATATTTATTCTGTTGATGGAAGTTTATTAGCTACATCAATACCTGAATATGCTATTTATTTTGATGCTATTTCTCCTTCTGATGAAAATTTTGAGAAATTCTTAGTGCCCTTATCCACAGAGTTGTCTAAATTCTTTAAAAAACCGGCAGGCTATTATCAAAGTGAATTAAGAAAAGCCAGAGTAACAAAAAACAGGTATTTTCTAATTGGTAAAAAATTAAGCTTTACGCAATACATGACAGTTAAAAAGTTCCCGCTTTTTAAACTAGGACCTTATAAAGGCGGTGTTATTACCGAACAAAAAACAGTTAGAAAATATCCAGTTGGGCAAATTGCAAATCGCACCATTGGTTATGAAAAAGATGGAAATCAAGGAAAAGGGCTAGAGTATGCATTTCGTAAGTATTTAAATGGGAAAAGCGGCCATAGATTGATGCAAAAAATAGCAAAAAATCAGTGGAAACCTATCCATGATGCTAATGAATTAGAACCATTAGATGGTTATGATATTGTTTCTACAATTGATGTGTATATTCAAGATATAGCACATCATGCTTTATTAAAACAATTAGAACAATACAAAGCAGATCATGGTTGTGTTGTGGTTATGGAAACTCAAACTGGAGAAATAAGAGCAATAGCTAATTTAGGCAGAAAAAAAGATGGGACATATTCTGAGATTGATAACTATGCTATTAAAGAGTCTCACGAGCCTGGCTCAACATTTAAATTAATGGACTTAATTGCATTGTTAGATGATAAAAAAGCAGATACAAGTTCAGTCTATAATTCAAACGGAGGTGTAATTTATATACACAATAAACCCGTTAAAGATTCTAATAAACATGGATATGGGAGTATATCTTTAGCGAGAGGTTTTGAAGTGTCTTCAAATACAGTACTTGTTCAAGCTACTTACAAAGCTTATAAAGACAATCCTTGGCAATTTATTAATAGAATTAATAGTTATGGATTGAATAAGAAAATGGGACTTCAAATCAAAGGTGAAGGTCAGCCTGTAATTCACCAGCCTGGTTCAAAGTTTTGGTCGGGGACAACGTTGCCATGGATGGCTTTTGGGTATGGCGTTTCTATGACACCTTTACAAACCTTGTCTTTGTATAATGCTATTGCAAATAATGGTAAAATGATGAAACCATTTTTTGTAAAAGAAGTAAAAGAGTGGAATAACACTATTAAAAAATATGAACCAGAAGTTATTAATCCGAAAATATGTTCAGACGAAACCCTGGCAAAAATTAAGAAAGTACTTGAAAATGTAGTTAAAAAAGGAACGGGTAAGGGTTTATATTCAGCTGATTTTTCAATGGCGGGTAAAACAGGTACAGCGCAGGTTAATTATAATACACCTGATATGTATTATGCCTCTTCGTTTGTAGGTTATTTTCCTGCAGACCATCCAAAATATTCGTGTATTGTTGTAGTACATAAACCCGATAAAACAGTAGGGTATTATGGGGCAGATGTTGCGGGTCCTGTTTTTAAAAGAATTGCGCAAAAAATATTTACAGACGTGCCATCTACAAATAAGTTTGAATCTGTTAAGGTAAAAAATAAAAAGCAAGAGGTTGACTACGCTACCTATTATTCTAAATCGCAAGGAAATGCCACTCAAATTCCTGATGTAAAAGGAATGCCAGGTATGGATGCTATCTCAATTTTAGAAAATTTAGGGTTGAAAGTAAAAGTAACAGGTATTGGTAAAGTAAAATCACAATCTATAGCGCCAGGAACTAGTTTTAAGAAAAACCAAGTAATTACATTAGAATTGTCATAA
- a CDS encoding UDP-N-acetylmuramoyl-L-alanyl-D-glutamate--2,6-diaminopimelate ligase: MKIAKDILYKVPIEAVHGSTSITINKIEFDSRKIELNDVFVAIKGVLSDGHLFIEKAISLGAKLIICETFPAVFTEGVTYVKVISSNAALAHLAANYYDNPSSKLKLVGVTGTNGKTTIASLLYQLFKRAGYKVGLLSTVKIVVDETIYGATHTTPDSLTINHYLNEMVETGCEFCFMEVSSHGIHQKRTEALCFEGGVFTNLSHDHLDYHKTFAEYRDVKKEFFDHLPKTAFALTNADDKNGAIMLQNTHARKKTYALKSYADFRAQILENQLSGLLLKINNDEVWVKLIGSFNAYNVLAIYGVALELGLENVEALRLLSELESVSGRFQYFISDTKITTIIDYAHTPDALENVLKTIEDIRTKNEQLITVVGCGGDRDKTKRPIMANIASSLSNTAIFTSDNPRTEDPQTIIDEMEAGVEGQNFKKTVSILDRKQAIKTACQLAKPGDIILIAGKGHETYQEINGVHQDFDDLKIAKELIQQLGK; this comes from the coding sequence ATGAAAATAGCTAAAGACATATTATATAAAGTGCCCATTGAAGCCGTGCATGGTTCAACAAGCATTACTATAAATAAGATTGAATTTGATTCTAGAAAGATAGAATTAAATGATGTCTTTGTAGCTATAAAAGGAGTACTATCAGACGGACATTTATTTATTGAAAAAGCAATTTCATTAGGTGCCAAATTAATAATCTGTGAAACGTTTCCAGCGGTCTTTACAGAAGGCGTTACTTATGTTAAAGTTATCAGTTCAAATGCGGCATTAGCACATTTAGCCGCTAATTACTATGATAATCCTTCTTCAAAATTAAAATTAGTAGGCGTTACAGGTACAAACGGAAAAACGACAATTGCATCATTGCTGTATCAATTATTTAAAAGAGCAGGGTATAAGGTAGGATTGCTATCTACAGTTAAAATTGTAGTTGATGAAACAATTTATGGTGCTACACATACTACCCCAGATTCGTTAACTATCAATCATTATTTAAACGAAATGGTTGAAACAGGTTGTGAATTTTGCTTTATGGAAGTAAGTTCTCATGGTATTCATCAAAAACGAACAGAAGCTTTGTGTTTTGAAGGCGGTGTATTTACTAATCTTTCTCATGATCATTTAGATTACCACAAAACATTTGCAGAATATAGAGATGTTAAAAAAGAATTTTTTGATCATTTGCCTAAAACAGCTTTTGCATTAACAAATGCAGATGATAAAAATGGCGCAATAATGCTTCAAAATACACATGCTCGAAAAAAAACGTATGCCTTAAAAAGTTATGCCGATTTTAGAGCCCAAATATTAGAAAATCAATTGTCAGGATTGTTACTAAAAATTAATAATGATGAGGTTTGGGTAAAATTAATTGGCTCATTTAATGCGTATAACGTTTTGGCAATATATGGTGTGGCGCTTGAATTAGGTTTGGAAAATGTAGAAGCTTTACGTTTACTTTCAGAATTAGAAAGCGTTTCTGGGAGATTTCAATATTTTATTTCTGATACAAAAATCACTACGATTATCGATTATGCGCATACGCCAGATGCATTGGAAAATGTATTAAAAACAATAGAAGATATTCGTACAAAAAATGAGCAACTTATCACAGTTGTGGGCTGTGGCGGAGACAGGGATAAAACGAAAAGACCAATTATGGCAAACATAGCTTCATCATTAAGCAATACAGCCATATTTACATCGGATAACCCTAGAACCGAAGATCCGCAAACTATTATTGATGAAATGGAGGCAGGTGTAGAAGGACAAAATTTTAAAAAAACAGTATCTATTTTAGATAGAAAGCAAGCTATTAAAACCGCTTGTCAACTAGCAAAACCAGGCGATATCATTTTAATTGCAGGTAAAGGTCATGAAACATATCAAGAAATTAATGGAGTGCATCAGGATTTCGATGATTTAAAAATTGCCAAAGAACTCATACAACAATTAGGAAAATAA
- the mraY gene encoding phospho-N-acetylmuramoyl-pentapeptide-transferase yields the protein MLYYFFKYLDKAFDFPGAGVFQYITFRSGLAIILSLLISTIYGKKIINFLRKQQVGETVRELGLEGQTQKAGTPTMGGIIIILSTLIPVLLLAKLDNIYIILLLITTVWMGLIGFLDDYIKVFKKDKEGLKGIFKVIGQVGLGIIVGTVLYFHPAVTIKKELSVEKQGIHSVIKTTSPEVKSTETTIPFLKDNTFDYAEVLSFMGDGYENYAWLIFIPLVIFIITAVSNGANLTDGIDGLAAGTSAISVLALGIFAFISGNIIFSEYLNIMYIPNSGEMTIYIAAFVGSLIGFLWYNTYPATVFMGDTGSLTIGGIIAVIAIAVRKELMIPVLCGIFLAENLSVMLQVSYFKYTKKKYGEGKRIFLMSPLHHHYQKKGYHESKIVTRFWIVAILLAIFSLVSLKLR from the coding sequence ATGTTATACTACTTTTTTAAATATTTAGATAAAGCATTTGATTTTCCGGGCGCAGGAGTGTTTCAGTATATCACTTTTCGTTCAGGTTTGGCTATTATTTTATCTTTGTTGATTTCTACTATATACGGTAAAAAAATTATCAACTTTTTAAGAAAACAACAAGTTGGAGAAACAGTTCGTGAATTAGGATTAGAAGGACAAACTCAAAAGGCTGGCACACCAACAATGGGTGGAATTATTATTATTCTATCTACATTAATTCCTGTATTGCTTTTGGCAAAACTTGATAATATATACATCATATTATTGTTAATTACTACAGTTTGGATGGGCTTAATAGGCTTTTTAGACGACTATATTAAAGTTTTTAAAAAAGATAAAGAAGGACTAAAAGGTATCTTTAAAGTAATAGGTCAAGTTGGATTAGGCATCATTGTGGGAACGGTATTGTATTTTCATCCTGCTGTAACAATAAAAAAAGAGCTTTCTGTTGAAAAACAAGGTATACACAGCGTTATAAAAACAACTTCACCAGAAGTAAAGTCTACAGAAACTACCATTCCATTTTTAAAAGATAATACGTTTGATTATGCAGAAGTGCTTTCGTTTATGGGTGATGGATATGAAAATTATGCCTGGTTAATATTTATACCTCTAGTGATTTTTATCATCACAGCGGTTTCAAACGGTGCCAATTTAACAGATGGAATTGATGGCCTAGCAGCAGGAACATCAGCCATCTCTGTACTTGCATTAGGTATTTTCGCTTTTATTTCAGGAAATATTATTTTTTCAGAATACCTGAATATTATGTATATACCTAATTCAGGAGAAATGACCATTTATATTGCTGCTTTTGTAGGATCGTTGATTGGATTTTTATGGTACAATACCTATCCAGCAACAGTTTTTATGGGCGACACAGGGAGTTTAACTATAGGAGGAATCATAGCCGTTATTGCTATAGCAGTTAGAAAAGAATTAATGATTCCTGTTTTATGTGGTATTTTCTTGGCTGAAAATTTATCAGTTATGTTGCAGGTTAGTTATTTTAAATACACAAAGAAAAAATATGGTGAAGGGAAACGCATTTTTTTAATGTCGCCTTTACACCATCATTATCAAAAGAAAGGCTATCATGAAAGTAAAATTGTTACTAGATTTTGGATTGTTGCCATTTTATTAGCCATTTTTTCATTGGTATCCTTAAAACTAAGATAA
- the murD gene encoding UDP-N-acetylmuramoyl-L-alanine--D-glutamate ligase: MRLVVLGGGESGVGTAILGKKKGYDVFVSDFGKIKENYREVLSNNGIAWEDEKHTEALIMNADVVMKSPGIPDKAPIVKKLKDATIPVISEIEFAAPFTEAITIGITGSNGKTTTTLLTYHLLKQANLNVGLAGNIGKSFAWQVAENKHDVYVLELSSFQLDGISTYKPHIAIITNISPDHLDRYNYDYNLYIDAKFRITMNQTASDYLIIDADDEAISNWLQKHTIKATTIPFSLTKQLDFGGSVDANNMNINLNQDIFTMPIHQLALEGKHNVKNAMAATTVAQLMKIRKETIRESLTNFQGAEHRLEKVLKIQNVQYINDSKATNVNATFFALDSMTTPTVWIVGGVDKGNDYDELMPLVREKVRGIICLGVDNKKLVEKFENVVEVLVETTSMNEAVKIANKIAEKGDTVLLSPACASFDLFENYEDRGRQFKQAVQNL, encoded by the coding sequence ATGAGATTAGTAGTTTTAGGTGGAGGCGAAAGCGGAGTGGGTACTGCCATATTAGGTAAGAAAAAAGGCTATGATGTTTTTGTGTCCGATTTTGGTAAAATAAAAGAAAATTATAGAGAAGTTCTTTCAAATAATGGAATTGCTTGGGAAGATGAAAAACATACTGAAGCATTAATTATGAATGCGGATGTGGTTATGAAAAGCCCTGGTATACCAGATAAAGCACCAATTGTAAAAAAATTAAAAGATGCTACAATTCCAGTAATTTCTGAAATTGAATTTGCAGCACCTTTTACAGAGGCTATAACTATTGGAATTACTGGTAGTAATGGAAAAACTACTACTACTTTGTTAACGTATCATTTGTTAAAACAAGCCAATTTAAACGTTGGACTGGCAGGTAATATTGGAAAAAGTTTTGCTTGGCAAGTAGCCGAAAACAAACACGATGTGTATGTGTTAGAATTAAGTAGTTTTCAATTAGATGGAATTTCAACATACAAACCACATATTGCTATAATTACAAATATTAGCCCAGATCATTTAGATCGATATAATTATGATTACAATTTGTACATCGATGCAAAATTTAGAATAACAATGAATCAAACAGCATCTGATTATTTAATTATTGATGCAGATGATGAGGCCATTTCAAATTGGCTTCAAAAACATACAATTAAGGCAACTACAATCCCTTTTTCATTAACTAAACAATTAGATTTTGGAGGAAGTGTAGATGCAAACAACATGAATATAAACCTAAACCAAGATATTTTTACTATGCCAATTCACCAACTTGCACTAGAAGGAAAACATAACGTAAAAAACGCTATGGCAGCAACAACAGTTGCACAATTAATGAAAATAAGAAAAGAAACAATCAGAGAAAGTTTGACGAACTTTCAAGGCGCTGAACATAGATTGGAAAAAGTTTTAAAAATTCAAAATGTACAATACATTAATGATTCAAAAGCTACTAACGTAAATGCCACTTTTTTTGCATTGGACAGCATGACAACACCTACTGTTTGGATTGTAGGCGGTGTCGATAAAGGAAATGATTATGATGAGTTAATGCCGTTAGTGAGAGAAAAAGTGCGTGGTATTATCTGCTTAGGAGTAGATAACAAAAAATTAGTAGAAAAATTTGAAAATGTCGTAGAAGTTTTAGTTGAAACTACTTCCATGAACGAAGCAGTCAAAATAGCAAACAAAATAGCAGAAAAGGGAGATACCGTTTTATTGTCGCCTGCTTGTGCAAGTTTTGACTTGTTTGAAAATTATGAAGATAGAGGGCGTCAATTTAAGCAAGCTGTTCAAAATTTATAA
- a CDS encoding FtsW/RodA/SpoVE family cell cycle protein, whose amino-acid sequence MEKFKFLRGDKTIWAMIALLAIASFLPVYSASTNLVYTVSEGKASTLGFLVKHLAHISIGLLIVFIAHKFHYERYKKFSLLGMPLVILLLAYTLSQGKVIGGANASRWIEIPFIGFSFQTSTFASTILMVYVARTLAKMHNTSYTFQESLLKLWFPVGAVLIFILPSNFSTAALIFVMVCMLVYVGQYPLKYLGYIFGLALIGISLFVLLYMAFPTNKYFSRVSTWKARVERFSTDKPDEDDYQIEKAKIAIASGKIQGLGPGKSVQKNFLPQSSSDFIFAIIVEEYGMIGGYALVFIYMILFFRFLVRSNKAPTLFGKLLIVGLGFPIIFQAFINMGVAVELLPVTGQPLPLISSGGTSIWMTCLSLGIILSVTKKEDEIAADLLEEKQREEALQRLVEREVTIMNEEGVDVNQQKMEEMKYSIREELSKDEGDSLYNGQNPMNSVKNKE is encoded by the coding sequence ATGGAAAAGTTTAAATTTCTTAGAGGAGATAAAACCATATGGGCTATGATTGCCTTGTTGGCTATTGCTTCTTTTTTGCCTGTGTATAGTGCCAGTACAAATTTGGTGTATACAGTTAGTGAAGGAAAAGCATCTACTTTAGGATTTTTAGTCAAACATTTGGCACATATTTCCATTGGATTATTAATAGTATTTATTGCACACAAATTTCATTATGAAAGGTATAAAAAGTTTTCTTTATTAGGAATGCCTTTGGTAATACTTTTGTTGGCTTATACCCTTTCGCAAGGAAAAGTAATAGGTGGTGCCAATGCAAGTAGATGGATAGAAATTCCGTTTATAGGTTTTTCATTTCAAACGTCAACATTTGCCTCTACTATTTTAATGGTATATGTGGCTAGAACGTTAGCAAAAATGCATAATACATCTTATACATTTCAAGAATCGTTGTTAAAATTATGGTTCCCAGTTGGAGCGGTATTAATTTTCATTTTACCATCAAATTTTTCCACAGCAGCATTAATTTTTGTTATGGTCTGTATGTTGGTTTATGTAGGCCAATATCCTTTAAAGTATTTAGGTTATATTTTTGGTTTAGCGCTAATAGGTATTTCTTTGTTTGTTTTGTTGTATATGGCTTTTCCAACAAATAAATATTTTAGTAGGGTTTCAACGTGGAAAGCACGTGTAGAACGATTTTCTACCGATAAACCTGATGAAGATGATTACCAAATTGAAAAAGCTAAAATAGCCATTGCATCTGGTAAAATTCAAGGCCTAGGTCCAGGAAAAAGTGTGCAAAAGAATTTTTTACCACAATCGTCTTCCGATTTTATTTTTGCAATTATCGTTGAAGAATATGGAATGATAGGAGGGTATGCTTTAGTATTCATATATATGATTTTATTTTTCAGATTTTTAGTCAGGTCAAATAAAGCGCCAACACTATTTGGAAAATTATTGATAGTAGGACTTGGTTTTCCTATCATATTTCAGGCATTTATTAATATGGGTGTAGCAGTAGAATTATTACCCGTTACCGGACAACCTTTACCCTTAATAAGTAGTGGAGGTACATCCATTTGGATGACTTGTTTGTCTTTGGGTATTATTTTAAGTGTTACTAAAAAAGAAGATGAAATAGCCGCTGATTTATTAGAAGAAAAACAAAGAGAAGAAGCCCTTCAGCGTCTTGTTGAAAGAGAAGTAACAATAATGAATGAAGAGGGAGTAGATGTAAACCAGCAAAAAATGGAGGAAATGAAATACTCAATTAGAGAAGAATTAAGTAAAGATGAAGGAGATAGTTTGTATAACGGACAAAATCCTATGAACAGCGTAAAAAATAAAGAATAA